Proteins encoded by one window of Maliibacterium massiliense:
- the era gene encoding GTPase Era, with protein MSETAFHSGFITIIGRPNVGKSTLLNALVREKVAIVSPKPQTTRSNMQGIVTREHYQMIFVDTPGLHAARTRLGAYMVRVAQSALEEVEAVVFLVDAASGLRPQDMEILQKLLAGSAPLVVCINKIDAASQARVAEMIQALAAYDGIADIVPISARTRDGVDALEVLLAEKLPEGPQYFPGDMLTDQPERVIAAELIREKALYRLRDEIPHGIGVEMTQIKTRENGMIDMHVTIYCERASHKGILIGKNGAMLKEIGSAARRDIELLMGAPVNLQLWVKVQPDWRNKPAMLRELGYE; from the coding sequence ATGAGCGAAACGGCTTTTCATTCCGGATTTATCACCATCATCGGGCGGCCCAACGTGGGCAAGTCCACGCTGCTCAACGCGCTGGTGAGGGAGAAGGTGGCGATCGTATCGCCCAAACCCCAGACCACGCGCAGCAACATGCAGGGCATTGTCACGCGCGAGCACTACCAGATGATTTTTGTGGACACGCCCGGCCTGCACGCGGCGCGCACCCGCCTGGGCGCATACATGGTGCGCGTGGCGCAGAGCGCGCTGGAGGAGGTCGAGGCGGTGGTGTTTCTTGTGGACGCCGCAAGCGGTCTGCGCCCGCAGGATATGGAGATTTTGCAGAAGCTGCTCGCCGGCAGCGCCCCGCTTGTGGTGTGCATCAACAAGATTGACGCGGCGAGCCAGGCGCGCGTGGCGGAGATGATTCAGGCGCTCGCGGCGTATGACGGTATCGCGGATATCGTGCCCATCTCAGCGCGCACGCGCGATGGCGTGGACGCGCTGGAGGTGCTGCTGGCGGAGAAGCTGCCCGAGGGGCCGCAGTATTTCCCTGGCGATATGCTCACCGACCAGCCGGAGCGGGTGATCGCCGCCGAGCTGATCCGGGAAAAAGCGCTCTACCGCCTGCGCGACGAGATTCCGCACGGCATCGGCGTGGAGATGACCCAGATCAAGACGCGCGAAAACGGCATGATCGACATGCACGTCACCATCTACTGCGAGCGCGCCTCCCACAAGGGCATCCTGATTGGAAAAAACGGCGCCATGCTCAAGGAGATCGGCAGCGCGGCGCGCAGGGATATCGAGCTTTTGATGGGCGCGCCCGTCAATCTGCAGCTGTGGGTCAAGGTGCAGCCGGACTGGCGCAACAAGCCCGCCATGCTGCGGGAGCTGGGCTACGAATAG
- the cdd gene encoding cytidine deaminase: MAERRPVTDDTLIKMALYMRKRAYAPYSGFRVGAALRCQDGSVFVGCNVENAAYSATCCAERTALFAAVAAGQRVFDTIAIASDNPDETWPCGVCRQALYEFAPQLRVLSVGANGRVQAGTLGALLAHGFGAASLAEAREDRL; encoded by the coding sequence ATGGCGGAACGACGCCCTGTGACAGACGACACCCTGATCAAGATGGCGCTCTACATGCGCAAGCGGGCCTACGCCCCCTATTCGGGCTTCCGCGTGGGCGCGGCGCTGCGCTGCCAGGACGGCAGCGTGTTTGTGGGCTGCAATGTGGAGAACGCCGCCTACAGCGCCACCTGCTGCGCGGAGCGCACCGCGCTGTTTGCCGCGGTGGCGGCGGGGCAGCGGGTGTTTGACACCATCGCCATCGCGTCGGACAACCCCGATGAGACGTGGCCCTGCGGCGTGTGCCGCCAGGCGCTCTACGAGTTTGCGCCCCAGCTGCGGGTACTGTCGGTGGGCGCAAACGGGCGCGTGCAGGCGGGGACGCTGGGCGCGCTTTTGGCGCACGGCTTTGGAGCGGCCTCCCTGGCGGAGGCAAGAGAGGATCGGTTATGA
- the ybeY gene encoding rRNA maturation RNase YbeY, with protein sequence MTIEIDDQQQEMQLPDALLAQVRQAMCAALAAEGCPDNVEASVLFMDDPSIAHLNGEFRGVEAPTDVLSFPMLEQFDYSQAPIDEETGRIYLGDVAISLERASAQAEAFGHSLAREVAYLAVHSALHLVGYDHINEAQREVMRKKEEAALAAIGLVR encoded by the coding sequence ATGACCATTGAAATAGACGACCAGCAGCAGGAGATGCAGCTGCCCGATGCGCTGCTTGCCCAGGTGCGCCAGGCCATGTGTGCGGCGCTGGCGGCGGAGGGCTGCCCTGACAACGTGGAGGCGAGCGTGCTGTTTATGGACGATCCCTCCATCGCGCATCTCAACGGCGAATTCCGCGGCGTGGAGGCGCCTACGGACGTGCTCTCCTTTCCTATGCTCGAGCAGTTCGACTACAGCCAGGCGCCCATAGACGAGGAGACGGGGCGCATCTACCTGGGCGACGTGGCCATCTCGCTGGAGCGCGCAAGCGCGCAGGCCGAGGCGTTTGGCCACAGCCTGGCGCGGGAGGTGGCCTATCTTGCGGTGCACTCGGCGCTGCATCTGGTGGGCTACGACCATATCAATGAGGCGCAGCGCGAAGTGATGCGCAAAAAGGAAGAGGCGGCGCTGGCCGCAATCGGCCTTGTACGCTGA